A window of the Thalassophryne amazonica chromosome 11, fThaAma1.1, whole genome shotgun sequence genome harbors these coding sequences:
- the LOC117520714 gene encoding POU domain, class 3, transcription factor 4-like → MATAASSPYTMLSSSPMIHPDSQAMQPASPYRGHQKLLQSDYLQSVQSNGHPLGHQWASSLAEGSPWSASMEQQDVKPGREDLQLGIIHHRSPHVAHHSPHHNNNHGNHPGAWGTPVSHNSSITSGQQINIYTQTGFTVNGMLEHGGLTPPPNAQGQGMHPGLRDTLSPEHSDLGGHHCHDHSDEETPTSDELEHFAKQFKQRRIKLGFTQADVGLALGTLYGNVFSQTTICRFEALQLSFKNMCKLKPLLNKWLEEADSSTGSASSIDKIAAQGRKRKKRTSIEVSVKGVLETHFLKCPKPSAQEISSLADTLQLEKEVVRVWFCNRRQKEKRMTPPGEPPPHEGPYSHSGSAGDASSCHDL, encoded by the coding sequence ATGGCCACAGCTGCCTCCAGCCCCTACACTATGCTCAGCTCCAGCCCCATGATCCACCCGGACAGCCAGGCCATGCAGCCTGCTAGCCCCTACAGAGGACACCAGAAACTGCTGCAGAGTGACTATCTGCAAAGCGTCCAGAGCAACGGTCACCCCCTCGGGCACCAGTGGGCGAGCAGTTTGGCTGAGGGCAGCCCCTGGTCGGCCTCCATGGAGCAGCAGGACGTCAAACCGGGCCGGGAGGACCTGCAGCTCGGCATCATCCACCATCGTTCCCCGCACGTAGCGCATCACTCCCCTCATCACAACAACAACCACGGCAACCACCCGGGAGCGTGGGGCACCCCGGTGTCCCACAACTCCTCCATCACCAGCGGGCAGCAGATCAACATCTACACCCAGACAGGCTTCACTGTCAACGGCATGCTGGAGCACGGCGGCCTCACACCTCCACCCAACGCGCAGGGCCAAGGCATGCACCCGGGCCTCAGGGACACGCTGAGCCCCGAGCACAGCGATCTGGGCGGCCACCACTGCCACGACCATTCCGACGAGGAAACGCCGACTTCGGACGAGCTGGAGCACTTTGCCAAGCAGTTCAAGCAGCGGCGGATCAAGCTGGGCTTTACGCAGGCGGATGTGGGTTTGGCTCTGGGCACGCTGTACGGGAACGTCTTTTCCCAAACCACCATCTGCAGGTTCGAGGCTCTGCAGCTGAGCTTTAAAAACATGTGCAAACTAAAGCCGCTGCTGAACAAGTGGCTGGAGGAGGCGGACTCGTCCACGGGCAGCGCGAGCAGTATAGACAAGATAGCAGCTCAGgggaggaagaggaagaagaggaCCTCCATCGAGGTCAGTGTCAAAGGGGTTCTGGAGACGCACTTCCTCAAGTGTCCCAAACCGTCCGCGCAGGAGATCTCCTCGTTGGCGGACACGCTCCAGCTGGAGAAGGAGGTGGTGCGCGTGTGGTTCTGCAACCGGAGGCAGAAAGAGAAGCGAATGACACCGCCGGGAGAACCGCCTCCGCACGAGGGACCGTATTCTCACAGCGGGAGCGCAGGAGACGCCTCCTCCTGCCACGATCTCTGA